From a single Sinomonas atrocyanea genomic region:
- a CDS encoding pyridoxal phosphate-dependent aminotransferase codes for MAQFTQSSKLHNVLYDIRGPILEAAQQMEAEGHRILKLNIGNPAPFGFEAPDAILVDMIRHLPHAQGYSDSRGIFSARTAVSQYYQTRGIQNIHVDDIYLGNGVSELITMSLMALLEQGDEILVPMPDYPLWTASVSLAGGRAVHYLCDEDLDWEPDLEDLESKITSRTKGIVVINPNNPTGAVYSDSTLRRIVELAEKHGLIIFADEIYEKILYEDTTHTNLAAFTGEDVLCLTFSGLSKAYRVCGYRAGWMAISGPKKEAADYLEGINLLANMRLCANVPAQHAIQTALGGYQSIKDLILPGGRLLEQRNKAYEMLNSIPGVSTKQARGALYLFPRLDPEVYRIRDDEKFVLDLLREQKILLSHGRAFNWHAPDHFRMVTLPAVADIEEAIGRMADFLSRYRGN; via the coding sequence ATGGCCCAGTTCACGCAGTCCTCCAAGCTCCACAACGTCCTGTACGACATCAGGGGCCCGATCCTGGAGGCTGCCCAGCAGATGGAGGCCGAGGGCCACCGCATCCTGAAGCTGAACATCGGCAACCCGGCCCCGTTCGGCTTCGAAGCGCCGGACGCGATCCTCGTGGACATGATCCGCCATCTCCCGCACGCGCAGGGCTACAGCGACTCGCGCGGGATCTTCTCGGCCCGCACCGCGGTCTCGCAGTACTACCAGACCCGCGGCATCCAGAACATCCACGTGGATGACATCTACCTCGGCAACGGGGTCTCCGAGCTCATCACGATGTCCCTCATGGCGCTGCTCGAGCAGGGCGACGAGATCCTGGTCCCGATGCCGGACTACCCCCTGTGGACGGCCTCCGTGTCCCTGGCAGGCGGCCGCGCCGTCCACTACCTCTGCGACGAGGACCTCGACTGGGAGCCCGACCTCGAGGACCTTGAGTCCAAGATCACCTCCCGGACCAAGGGCATCGTGGTGATCAACCCGAACAACCCCACCGGGGCGGTCTACTCGGACTCCACGCTGCGCCGGATCGTCGAGCTGGCCGAGAAGCACGGCCTGATCATCTTTGCCGACGAGATCTACGAGAAGATCCTCTACGAGGACACCACGCACACGAACCTGGCCGCGTTCACCGGCGAGGACGTGCTCTGCCTGACCTTCTCCGGCCTGTCCAAGGCCTACCGCGTCTGCGGGTACCGGGCCGGGTGGATGGCAATCTCCGGGCCCAAGAAGGAGGCCGCGGACTACCTCGAGGGCATCAACCTCCTGGCCAACATGCGCCTGTGCGCCAACGTCCCCGCCCAGCACGCCATCCAGACCGCGCTCGGCGGCTACCAGAGCATCAAGGACCTCATCCTGCCCGGGGGCCGGCTGCTCGAGCAGCGCAACAAGGCCTACGAGATGCTCAACTCGATCCCGGGCGTCTCGACGAAGCAGGCCAGGGGGGCCCTGTACCTGTTCCCGCGGCTCGACCCGGAGGTCTACCGGATCCGGGACGACGAGAAGTTCGTCCTGGACCTCCTGCGCGAGCAGAAGATCCTCCTCTCCCACGGCAGGGCCTTCAACTGGCACGCTCCGGACCACTTCCGCATGGTCACGCTCCCGGCCGTGGCGGACATCGAGGAGGCGATCGGCCGTATGGCAGACTTCCTCAGCAGGTACAGGGGCAACTGA
- a CDS encoding ABC transporter ATP-binding protein: protein MSDPMIEFHEVSKVYGGLTAVDRLELSVPRGQITVFVGPSGCGKTTSLRMVNRMVEPSSGTITVDGRDVASQPAPLLRRSMGYVMQAAGLMPHRTVEDNIATVPRLNGVSRSAARARARELLDVVGLPQNLGGRYPAQLSGGQQQRVGVARALAADPPVLLMDEPFSAVDPVVRHELQQELVRLQRDLGKTIVFVTHDIDEAVLLGDRIAVFAVGGRLAQVAAPEELLRAPADDFVSGFVGRDRGFRHLGFYDDSGLPVEPAETVRAADVPSGRVDEWAVALDADGRPVGWAGPAFPGTLVSGGSLHRAGSTLRSALDAALSSPSGRGVVVDDAGRLLGTVGAGEVIAHADRRRTESQRARAAAVPEGRA from the coding sequence GTGTCCGATCCCATGATCGAGTTCCACGAGGTGAGCAAGGTCTACGGCGGCCTCACGGCCGTGGACCGCCTCGAGCTGAGCGTGCCCCGGGGACAGATCACCGTGTTCGTCGGCCCGTCCGGCTGCGGGAAGACGACCTCGCTGCGCATGGTCAACCGCATGGTCGAGCCCTCCTCCGGGACCATCACCGTGGACGGCCGCGACGTCGCCTCGCAGCCCGCGCCGCTCCTGCGCCGGTCCATGGGCTATGTCATGCAGGCGGCCGGCCTCATGCCCCACCGCACGGTCGAGGACAACATCGCCACCGTCCCCCGGCTCAACGGAGTCTCCCGCTCCGCCGCGCGCGCCCGCGCGCGCGAGCTGCTCGACGTCGTCGGGCTCCCGCAGAACCTCGGCGGCCGGTACCCCGCGCAGCTCTCGGGCGGCCAGCAGCAGCGCGTGGGCGTGGCCCGGGCGCTCGCCGCCGACCCGCCCGTGCTGCTCATGGACGAGCCGTTCAGCGCGGTGGACCCCGTGGTGCGGCACGAGCTCCAGCAGGAACTCGTGCGGCTGCAGCGCGACCTCGGCAAGACGATCGTGTTCGTCACGCACGACATCGACGAGGCCGTGCTCCTGGGCGACCGGATCGCGGTGTTCGCCGTCGGCGGCCGGCTCGCGCAGGTTGCCGCCCCCGAAGAGCTCCTGCGCGCGCCGGCGGACGACTTCGTCTCCGGCTTCGTGGGGCGCGACCGCGGCTTCCGCCACCTCGGCTTCTACGACGACTCGGGGCTCCCCGTCGAGCCGGCCGAGACCGTCCGCGCGGCGGACGTCCCCTCGGGCAGGGTGGACGAGTGGGCCGTGGCGCTGGATGCGGACGGGCGCCCGGTGGGCTGGGCCGGTCCAGCGTTCCCGGGCACGCTCGTGAGCGGCGGCTCCCTGCACCGCGCCGGCAGCACGCTGCGCTCCGCGCTCGACGCGGCGCTGTCCTCGCCGTCGGGCCGCGGCGTGGTGGTGGACGACGCCGGCCGCCTCCTCGGCACGGTCGGCGCCGGCGAGGTCATCGCTCACGCCGACCGCCGCCGCACCGAGTCCCAGCGCGCCCGCGCTGCCGCGGTCCCGGAGGGCCGCGCCTGA
- a CDS encoding N-acetylglucosamine kinase, whose protein sequence is MVGLDIGGTKTRGIKVVDGEVVADLEVGSANVQNVSRETAAANLAELFARLDAADAALVFAGAGGIDTAADAEALASLIRPHVPAARVEVVHDSRLLLAAGGAQTGVAVIAGTGSAAWGTNTAGEEARAGGWGYLLGDEGSGYWLGREAVRYSLHRMNLGLEPDALTLGLLAATGLAEPGELIAHFHSPETGRRYWAQQSRVVTQAADAGHAGARFLIDQAAHDLARMAAQVARQLGIDGPVILGSGLGMNVPRLQEGFRTALAEQGIDDVRVLDRDPIFGTIELAAASAGADRPAQS, encoded by the coding sequence ATGGTCGGCCTCGACATCGGCGGCACCAAGACCCGCGGCATCAAGGTGGTCGACGGAGAGGTCGTGGCCGATCTCGAGGTCGGCAGCGCCAACGTCCAGAACGTGAGCCGCGAGACCGCAGCAGCCAACCTCGCCGAACTCTTCGCGCGGCTCGACGCCGCGGACGCCGCCCTCGTCTTCGCCGGGGCGGGCGGCATCGACACCGCCGCCGATGCCGAGGCGCTCGCCTCGCTGATCCGCCCGCATGTGCCGGCCGCGAGGGTCGAGGTCGTCCACGACTCGCGCCTCCTGCTCGCCGCCGGAGGGGCGCAGACCGGGGTGGCGGTGATCGCGGGAACCGGTTCGGCGGCCTGGGGGACCAACACCGCCGGCGAGGAGGCCCGGGCCGGCGGCTGGGGCTACCTCCTCGGCGACGAGGGCAGCGGGTACTGGCTCGGCCGCGAGGCCGTCCGCTACAGCCTCCACCGCATGAACCTCGGCCTCGAGCCGGACGCCCTCACCCTCGGCCTCCTGGCCGCCACCGGGCTCGCCGAGCCCGGGGAGCTCATCGCCCACTTCCACTCGCCCGAGACGGGCAGGCGCTACTGGGCGCAGCAGTCGCGCGTGGTGACGCAGGCCGCCGACGCCGGGCACGCCGGCGCCCGCTTCCTGATCGACCAGGCCGCCCACGACCTCGCCCGGATGGCGGCCCAGGTGGCCCGCCAGCTCGGCATCGACGGTCCGGTGATCCTGGGCAGCGGGCTGGGCATGAACGTGCCGCGGCTGCAGGAGGGGTTCCGCACCGCGCTCGCCGAGCAGGGCATCGACGATGTGCGGGTCCTGGACCGGGACCCCATCTTCGGCACGATCGAGCTCGCCGCCGCATCGGCAGGGGCAGACCGGCCAGCGCAATCCTGA
- a CDS encoding nitronate monooxygenase: protein MDATLPVDLFGGGVVAAPMAGGPSRPELAAAVGAAGGLGFLAGGYKAPEALAAQLDAMDGGRPFGVNLFVPSPAEADREAVLAFRERLLPEAAAVGADVPEPRWTDDDGYPAKLDLLLGRVPAAVSFTFALPARSAVTALRAAGAFTLQTVTGPDEALAAAELGVDALVVQHPDAGGHSGSFLGLPAFAGTLPELVAAVRAALSSAGAQLPVVAAGGIGTPEAAAAARDAGAAAVQLGTAFLRTPEAGTNAVYRAALADQDFARTALTRSFSGKWARSLENGFMRRFADAPAAYPVLHYLTAPMKAASVRAGSPERTSLWAGTGWRGAHDERAADVVARFAR, encoded by the coding sequence ATGGATGCGACGCTGCCGGTGGACCTGTTCGGAGGCGGCGTGGTCGCCGCGCCGATGGCGGGCGGCCCGAGCCGGCCCGAGCTGGCCGCGGCGGTCGGCGCCGCCGGCGGCCTCGGGTTCCTCGCGGGCGGCTACAAGGCGCCCGAGGCGCTCGCCGCCCAGCTCGACGCGATGGACGGCGGGCGGCCGTTCGGCGTCAACCTCTTCGTCCCTTCTCCCGCGGAGGCGGACCGGGAGGCGGTGCTCGCCTTCCGGGAGCGGCTCCTGCCCGAGGCGGCCGCCGTGGGGGCAGACGTGCCGGAGCCGCGCTGGACGGACGACGACGGGTACCCGGCCAAGCTCGATCTCCTCCTCGGGCGGGTCCCGGCAGCAGTCTCGTTCACGTTCGCGCTGCCGGCCCGCAGCGCCGTGACGGCCCTCCGGGCTGCGGGGGCGTTCACCCTCCAGACCGTCACGGGCCCCGACGAGGCGCTGGCCGCCGCCGAGCTCGGTGTGGATGCCCTCGTCGTCCAGCACCCGGACGCGGGCGGCCATTCGGGATCCTTCCTCGGCCTGCCGGCGTTCGCGGGCACGCTCCCGGAGCTCGTCGCCGCCGTCCGCGCCGCCCTCTCCTCGGCCGGGGCGCAGCTGCCGGTGGTCGCCGCCGGCGGGATCGGCACGCCCGAGGCGGCCGCCGCGGCCCGGGACGCCGGAGCAGCCGCCGTCCAGCTCGGGACCGCGTTCCTGCGCACTCCGGAGGCGGGGACCAATGCGGTGTACCGCGCCGCGCTGGCGGACCAGGACTTCGCCCGCACGGCGCTCACCCGCTCCTTCTCGGGGAAGTGGGCGCGCAGCCTCGAGAACGGGTTCATGCGCAGGTTCGCCGACGCGCCCGCGGCGTACCCCGTGCTCCACTACCTCACCGCGCCGATGAAGGCGGCCTCGGTCCGGGCCGGCAGCCCCGAACGGACGAGCCTGTGGGCCGGGACCGGCTGGCGCGGGGCACACGACGAACGGGCCGCCGACGTGGTGGCGCGCTTCGCGCGCTGA
- a CDS encoding aldo/keto reductase: protein MDTAPLITLPSGHSIPQIGLGTWPLDDAQAAEVVATALELGYRHIDTAENYGNEAGVGEGIRRSGLDRRDVFITTKFNREWHSVDGVRTAWENAVRKLGVDYLDLFLIHWPNPDQDTYVQAWEGLIRLRAEGKVRSIGTSNFFPGHLQRLIDATGVAPDVDQLQISPYWVKHEARAFNLGHGTVTESYTPIGRGQELLAEEAVVSAARAHGVTPAQAVLRWHTQHGLVAIPKSAHPERLAANLDVFGFDLTGEELAALDALDGRGPEAADPETFGH, encoded by the coding sequence ATGGATACGGCACCGCTCATCACGCTTCCGTCCGGACACTCCATCCCGCAGATCGGCCTCGGCACCTGGCCCCTCGACGACGCCCAGGCCGCCGAGGTCGTCGCAACGGCGCTCGAGCTCGGCTACCGCCACATCGACACTGCGGAGAACTACGGCAACGAGGCCGGGGTCGGCGAGGGCATCCGCCGCTCCGGGCTCGACCGCCGGGACGTGTTCATCACCACCAAGTTCAACCGCGAGTGGCACAGCGTCGACGGCGTGCGCACCGCGTGGGAGAACGCCGTCCGCAAACTCGGCGTCGACTACCTGGACCTGTTCCTCATCCACTGGCCCAACCCCGACCAGGACACCTATGTGCAGGCCTGGGAGGGCCTGATCAGGCTGAGGGCAGAGGGGAAGGTGCGCTCGATCGGGACGTCCAACTTCTTCCCCGGGCACCTGCAGCGCCTCATCGATGCGACCGGGGTCGCCCCGGACGTCGACCAGCTGCAGATCAGCCCGTACTGGGTCAAGCACGAGGCCCGCGCGTTCAACCTCGGCCACGGCACGGTCACCGAGTCCTACACCCCGATCGGGCGCGGGCAGGAGCTGCTCGCCGAGGAGGCCGTGGTCTCCGCCGCCCGGGCGCACGGGGTCACACCGGCCCAGGCGGTGCTGCGCTGGCACACCCAGCACGGGCTCGTGGCGATCCCGAAGTCGGCCCACCCCGAGCGGCTGGCGGCGAACCTGGACGTGTTCGGGTTCGACCTCACCGGCGAGGAGCTCGCGGCGCTGGATGCGCTCGACGGCCGCGGCCCCGAGGCCGCGGACCCGGAGACGTTCGGCCACTGA
- a CDS encoding ABC transporter substrate-binding protein, whose translation MTQHIPFTRRTALTAAAGLGLTLALSACGGSSNPLSSGSAAPASGGAGKALVIGSADFTESQIIAELYAGALNAAGVQATTKPNIGAREVYYKAVQDGSIDVVPDYTGNLLLYVDPKATQVSAADIAGALPGKLPQGLGILDPAKAEDKDAMVVTKATAAKYQLKSLEDMAKVCGDLVIGAPATFEKRAYGLPGLKDKYNCVPKQFQPMSDGGGPVTLKALLSNDIQVADIFTTTPSIADNGLVVLDDPKNNFIAQQVVPLVRTDTVTDKAKSVLNAVSKQLTTDDLVNLNRAVSGNQKQSPADAAKAWLKEKGLAS comes from the coding sequence ATGACCCAGCACATCCCCTTCACCCGCCGCACGGCGCTGACCGCGGCAGCGGGCCTCGGGCTGACCCTGGCCCTGAGCGCCTGCGGCGGCTCCTCGAACCCGCTCAGCTCCGGCAGCGCCGCCCCCGCCAGCGGCGGCGCCGGGAAGGCCCTGGTCATCGGCTCGGCCGACTTCACCGAGAGCCAGATCATCGCCGAGCTGTACGCCGGTGCCCTCAACGCCGCGGGCGTGCAGGCCACGACCAAGCCCAACATCGGGGCCCGCGAGGTCTACTACAAGGCGGTGCAGGACGGCTCCATCGACGTGGTCCCCGACTACACCGGCAACCTCCTGCTGTACGTGGACCCGAAGGCCACCCAGGTCTCGGCCGCCGACATCGCGGGGGCGCTCCCGGGCAAGCTCCCGCAGGGCCTGGGGATCCTGGACCCGGCGAAGGCCGAGGACAAGGACGCCATGGTGGTCACCAAGGCCACGGCCGCGAAGTACCAGCTCAAGAGCCTCGAGGACATGGCCAAGGTGTGCGGCGACCTCGTGATCGGGGCGCCCGCGACCTTCGAGAAGCGCGCCTACGGGCTGCCCGGGCTCAAGGACAAGTACAACTGCGTCCCGAAGCAGTTCCAGCCGATGAGCGACGGCGGCGGGCCCGTGACGCTCAAGGCGCTCCTGTCCAACGACATCCAGGTCGCCGACATCTTCACCACCACGCCGTCCATCGCGGACAACGGACTCGTGGTGCTCGACGACCCGAAGAACAACTTCATCGCGCAGCAGGTGGTCCCGCTCGTGCGGACGGACACCGTCACGGACAAGGCGAAGTCGGTGCTCAACGCGGTCTCGAAGCAGCTCACGACCGACGACCTCGTGAACCTCAACCGGGCAGTGAGCGGGAACCAGAAGCAGTCCCCGGCCGACGCCGCCAAGGCGTGGCTGAAGGAGAAGGGCCTCGCCTCCTGA
- a CDS encoding ABC transporter permease — protein MNLLAQTWAWLTDPMNWSGYSSIPGRLGEHVFYTVLTLAIAAAIALPIGAYVGHTGRGRVLVVAVAGALRAIPTLGLLVLFVLLAGIGLMPPIWALVILTIPPLLAGTYSGIAAVDPVVVDAARAQGMREYQVLLQVELPNAVPVIFGGARAAILQVIATATVVAYTNLGGLGRYIFDGLALSDYPQMLGGSVLVAALAVVTDLVLGTLLRVLVPRTPSAREAAAPAAAVTEGMP, from the coding sequence GTGAACCTCCTCGCGCAGACGTGGGCATGGCTCACCGACCCGATGAACTGGAGCGGGTACTCCAGCATCCCGGGACGCCTCGGCGAGCACGTCTTCTACACCGTGCTCACCCTGGCCATCGCCGCGGCCATCGCCCTGCCCATCGGCGCCTACGTGGGCCACACGGGCCGCGGGCGCGTGCTCGTCGTCGCCGTCGCGGGCGCCCTGCGCGCCATCCCCACCCTCGGGCTGCTCGTGCTGTTCGTGCTGCTCGCTGGGATCGGCCTCATGCCGCCGATCTGGGCCCTCGTCATCCTCACCATCCCGCCGCTGCTGGCCGGCACCTACTCGGGCATCGCGGCGGTGGACCCCGTGGTGGTCGACGCCGCGCGGGCGCAGGGGATGCGCGAGTACCAGGTGCTGCTGCAGGTCGAGCTGCCCAACGCCGTCCCCGTCATCTTCGGCGGGGCACGGGCCGCGATCCTCCAGGTGATCGCGACGGCGACCGTCGTGGCCTACACCAACCTTGGCGGCCTCGGCCGGTACATCTTCGACGGGCTCGCCCTCTCCGACTACCCCCAGATGCTCGGCGGCTCGGTCCTCGTGGCGGCCCTCGCCGTCGTGACCGACCTCGTCCTGGGCACGCTCCTGCGCGTCCTCGTCCCACGCACGCCCTCCGCGAGGGAGGCAGCAGCCCCCGCCGCGGCCGTTACGGAAGGAATGCCATGA
- a CDS encoding polyphosphate kinase 2 family protein, producing the protein MGKRKAGHGFTEAPEDFLVVGPDFRLDRIDPASTPGFTGSKSDGEAILAQRDPHLADLQERLFAEGKGGGTRSLLLILQAMDTAGKGGMISHVVGAVDVQGVQLAAFRAPTDEEKEHDFLWRVERQLPGPGMLGCFDRSHYEDVLIHRVHNWADAAELERRYSAIQDFEAHLHASGTEIIKVMLHISREEQRRRLAARLDDPTKYWKYSPSDLTERKLWGSYMDAYQIAIERTSTPYAPWYVVPADNKWYARMVVQELLVAALERMDPQWPAPAFDIEEQKELLAQS; encoded by the coding sequence ATGGGCAAGCGCAAGGCGGGGCACGGCTTCACCGAAGCACCCGAGGACTTCCTCGTGGTCGGGCCGGACTTCCGGCTCGACCGCATCGACCCGGCCTCCACCCCCGGCTTCACCGGCAGCAAGTCCGACGGCGAGGCCATCCTCGCCCAGCGGGACCCCCACCTCGCAGACCTCCAGGAGCGGCTGTTCGCCGAGGGCAAGGGCGGGGGAACCCGCTCGCTCCTGCTGATCCTGCAGGCCATGGACACCGCCGGGAAGGGCGGGATGATCAGCCACGTGGTCGGCGCCGTGGACGTCCAGGGAGTCCAGCTCGCCGCCTTCAGGGCGCCGACGGACGAGGAGAAGGAGCACGACTTCCTCTGGCGGGTCGAGAGGCAGCTCCCCGGGCCCGGGATGCTGGGATGCTTCGACCGGTCCCACTACGAAGACGTCCTCATCCACCGCGTGCACAACTGGGCCGACGCCGCCGAGCTCGAGCGGCGCTACTCGGCCATCCAGGACTTCGAGGCGCACCTCCACGCCTCCGGCACCGAGATCATCAAGGTCATGCTGCACATCAGCCGCGAGGAGCAGAGGCGCCGCCTCGCCGCACGGCTCGACGATCCGACGAAGTACTGGAAGTACAGCCCCTCCGACCTCACGGAGCGCAAGCTCTGGGGCTCCTACATGGACGCGTACCAGATCGCGATCGAGCGCACGAGCACGCCCTACGCCCCCTGGTACGTGGTGCCCGCGGACAACAAGTGGTACGCGCGGATGGTGGTCCAGGAACTCCTCGTCGCCGCGCTCGAGCGCATGGACCCGCAGTGGCCCGCGCCGGCGTTCGATATCGAGGAGCAGAAGGAGCTGCTGGCGCAGAGCTGA
- a CDS encoding ABC transporter permease gives MEWAVANLARILSLTGQHLVLALVPLLLGLLISLPLAQAVRHRRAWRTGLLTLSSVLYTVPSLALFIILPVVLGTRILDPVNVIVALTVYAVALLVRSSLDALDSVDGELSLAAEALGHTPTTRYFRVDLPLSLPVLVAGLRAVSVSNISLVSVAALVGMPNLGVLFTEGLQRGFVTEIVVGLVAILVLALVMDLALVLAGRLLSPWARLVDGAGQRKAARS, from the coding sequence ATGGAGTGGGCGGTCGCCAACCTGGCGCGGATCCTCTCCCTCACGGGGCAGCACCTCGTGCTCGCGCTGGTTCCGCTCCTCCTCGGCCTGCTCATCAGCCTCCCGCTCGCGCAGGCGGTGCGCCACCGGCGCGCCTGGCGCACGGGGCTGCTGACGCTCAGCTCGGTCCTCTACACCGTCCCCTCGCTCGCCCTGTTCATCATCCTCCCGGTGGTCCTGGGCACGAGGATCCTCGATCCCGTCAACGTGATCGTGGCCCTCACCGTGTACGCCGTCGCGCTCCTCGTCCGGTCCTCCCTCGACGCCCTCGATTCGGTGGACGGAGAGCTGAGCCTCGCCGCCGAGGCCCTCGGCCACACGCCCACCACCCGCTACTTCCGGGTCGACCTGCCGCTCTCGCTGCCCGTGCTCGTCGCCGGGCTGCGGGCCGTGTCGGTGAGCAACATCTCACTCGTGAGCGTCGCCGCGCTGGTCGGCATGCCCAACCTCGGGGTCCTCTTCACCGAGGGCCTCCAGCGCGGCTTCGTCACGGAGATCGTCGTCGGACTCGTGGCGATCCTCGTCCTGGCCCTCGTCATGGACCTCGCGCTCGTGCTGGCCGGGCGGCTGCTCTCGCCGTGGGCCCGGCTCGTCGACGGCGCGGGGCAGCGGAAGGCGGCGCGCTCGTGA
- a CDS encoding LysR substrate-binding domain-containing protein yields MTQAARPSAPLHGELARLLPLLPVLDAVGQTRHVTAAAELLGVPQPTVSRALARAAGVVGAELVRKEGRGIRLTPAAEQLLPAVRTALEELQRGLDALHERAHQARGLVRLSFQMTFGESAVPVFVSGFRADHPDVRFELIQGSRQHCLDTLADGRVDLAIVSPRPEPTRDLDSATLYVQGVRLAVPAGHRLAGRASVRLAEVADEPFVALERGFGMRSILDRLGRDAGFRPDIAFSGQDSRTLLGLVSAGLGVALVPPSSAGHGAVYGSTRHGEALGWAELALEDEGAFREIGLVWPRIVGEPPQVRLFREHVLALDAGLLADAFGR; encoded by the coding sequence ATGACCCAGGCAGCCAGGCCCTCGGCCCCGCTCCACGGCGAGCTCGCGAGGCTCCTGCCGCTCCTTCCCGTCCTCGACGCGGTCGGGCAGACCCGCCACGTCACCGCCGCGGCAGAGCTCCTGGGCGTGCCGCAGCCCACGGTGAGCCGGGCGCTGGCCCGGGCGGCCGGCGTCGTCGGCGCCGAGCTGGTGCGGAAGGAGGGCCGCGGGATCAGGCTCACCCCGGCGGCGGAGCAGCTCCTGCCGGCGGTGCGCACGGCCCTCGAGGAACTCCAGCGCGGGCTCGACGCGCTCCATGAGCGCGCGCACCAGGCCCGCGGGCTCGTGCGGCTCAGCTTCCAGATGACCTTCGGGGAATCGGCCGTGCCGGTATTCGTCAGCGGCTTCCGGGCGGATCACCCGGACGTCCGCTTCGAGCTCATCCAGGGCTCCCGCCAGCACTGCCTCGACACCCTCGCCGACGGCCGGGTGGACCTCGCGATCGTCTCCCCGCGGCCGGAGCCCACTCGGGACCTCGACAGCGCCACCCTCTATGTCCAGGGCGTGCGGCTCGCGGTCCCGGCCGGGCACCGGCTCGCGGGGAGGGCGTCCGTGCGGCTCGCCGAGGTCGCCGACGAGCCGTTCGTCGCGCTCGAGCGCGGGTTCGGCATGCGCAGCATCCTCGACCGGCTCGGACGCGACGCGGGCTTTCGGCCGGACATCGCGTTCTCGGGCCAGGACTCCCGCACGCTGCTCGGGCTCGTCTCGGCGGGCCTGGGCGTGGCGCTCGTGCCTCCCTCGAGCGCGGGGCACGGCGCGGTGTACGGCTCGACGCGCCACGGCGAGGCGCTGGGCTGGGCCGAGCTGGCCCTCGAGGACGAGGGCGCCTTCCGCGAGATCGGGCTCGTCTGGCCGCGGATCGTCGGGGAGCCGCCGCAGGTGCGCCTCTTCCGCGAGCACGTGCTCGCGCTCGACGCCGGCCTGCTCGCCGACGCGTTCGGCCGCTAG
- a CDS encoding MFS transporter gives MSAGPGTAPAAARWQGHPKGSRGYRRLILALAFAGVATFAQLYSPQALLPRLAAELGIDPARAALTVSLATMGLAVAVLPWSFVADRIGRVGAMRWGILAATVLGLAGPLAPSFEALLALRFLEGAALGSVPAIAIAYLSEEVSRAHAAVAAGTYIAGTTVGGLAGRLVAGPLADVLGWRLGIIAVSVLGAAAAVAFIVLAPRARGFSPAPRTPGGIGAAAAAVLRTLAAQLRSLRLLMLYTQAFLLMGSFVAVYNYLGFRLEAAPFWLPASLASLVFVAYLSGTFSSGFAARLSERYGRRAVMTASTVAMAAGAAVMAADWLPAVLAGLLVFTAGFFAAHGIASGWTGALAAAGRAQAASLYNLGYYGGSSLLGWAGGLVFHAGGWAALVLGVTGVALTTALASWAVHRADR, from the coding sequence ATGAGCGCAGGCCCCGGCACAGCACCAGCAGCGGCCCGTTGGCAAGGCCACCCGAAGGGCAGCCGCGGCTACCGGCGGCTCATCCTGGCGCTCGCGTTCGCCGGGGTGGCGACCTTCGCCCAGCTCTACTCGCCCCAGGCCCTGCTCCCCCGCCTCGCCGCAGAGCTGGGCATCGACCCCGCCCGGGCCGCGCTCACGGTCTCACTCGCGACGATGGGCCTCGCGGTGGCCGTCCTGCCATGGTCCTTCGTGGCCGACCGGATCGGACGGGTCGGAGCCATGCGCTGGGGCATCCTCGCCGCGACCGTGCTCGGGCTCGCCGGGCCGCTCGCCCCGAGCTTCGAGGCGCTCCTCGCCCTGCGCTTCCTGGAGGGCGCGGCCCTCGGCTCCGTGCCCGCGATCGCGATCGCGTACCTGAGCGAAGAGGTCAGCAGGGCCCACGCCGCGGTGGCCGCGGGCACCTACATCGCGGGCACCACGGTGGGCGGCCTCGCCGGGCGCCTCGTCGCCGGCCCGCTCGCGGACGTTCTCGGGTGGCGGCTGGGGATCATCGCCGTCTCCGTGCTCGGCGCGGCGGCGGCGGTGGCGTTCATCGTCCTCGCTCCGCGGGCCCGGGGCTTCTCCCCCGCGCCGCGGACCCCGGGCGGGATCGGCGCGGCCGCGGCCGCGGTGCTCCGGACGCTCGCTGCACAGCTGCGCAGCCTGCGCCTGCTCATGCTGTACACGCAGGCGTTCCTGCTCATGGGCTCCTTCGTGGCGGTGTACAACTACCTGGGCTTCCGCCTCGAGGCCGCGCCGTTCTGGCTCCCGGCGAGCCTCGCGAGCCTGGTGTTCGTCGCCTACCTCTCGGGCACGTTCAGCTCGGGCTTCGCCGCGCGCCTGAGCGAGCGCTACGGCCGCCGTGCCGTGATGACCGCGAGCACCGTGGCCATGGCGGCGGGCGCCGCCGTGATGGCCGCGGACTGGCTGCCGGCAGTCCTGGCCGGCCTGCTCGTGTTCACGGCCGGCTTCTTCGCCGCCCACGGGATCGCCTCGGGCTGGACCGGGGCACTCGCCGCCGCGGGAAGGGCCCAGGCGGCCTCCCTGTACAACCTCGGCTACTACGGCGGCTCGAGCCTGCTGGGCTGGGCCGGGGGGCTCGTCTTCCATGCGGGCGGCTGGGCCGCGCTCGTGCTCGGCGTCACAGGAGTGGCGCTCACGACGGCGCTCGCCTCGTGGGCGGTGCACCGCGCCGACCGCTGA